Proteins encoded within one genomic window of Desulfonatronospira thiodismutans ASO3-1:
- a CDS encoding circularly permuted type 2 ATP-grasp protein has translation MEQNFRNYDPGPYYDEMFESFQRPRPGCRVLLDKLESLSFQEIQAMQAAAKQSFFDQGITFAVYGEGQGSERIIPFDMVPRIIEAREWAALEQGLKQRIYALNLFLDDIYNEQKIIRDKIIPREVIETSAGYNPKCLGLKPPQGVWCHISGTDLIRDQNGIFMVLEDNLRTPSGVSYVLANRQVMKNILPAAFSESRVRPVENYPSLLLDMLYSIAPASDHVPNVALLTPGIYNAAFYEHSYLAQQAGMALVEGADLVMLDGYVHMRTTHGLVRVDVIYRRIDDEFLDPLCFRGDSLLGVPGIMEAYRNFQVAIANAPGTGVADDKVVYSYVPEIIKYYLDEDPVIPNVPTYLCREPGQMHHVLSSLQHFVVKPANESGGYGMLVGPDSSREERENFAARIQQSPRNYIAQPVISLSRSPVIVNDRFEGRHVDLRPYILYGQDIQVVPGLTRVALKENSLVVNSSQGGGSKDTWVLCE, from the coding sequence TTGGAACAAAACTTCCGCAATTATGACCCGGGGCCTTATTATGACGAGATGTTCGAGTCGTTCCAGAGGCCCAGGCCGGGATGCAGGGTCCTGCTGGACAAACTGGAGTCTCTTTCCTTCCAGGAGATCCAGGCCATGCAGGCTGCTGCGAAACAGTCCTTTTTTGATCAGGGCATAACCTTTGCGGTTTACGGTGAGGGACAGGGTTCAGAAAGAATAATCCCCTTTGATATGGTTCCAAGAATCATAGAAGCCCGGGAATGGGCAGCGCTGGAGCAGGGGCTCAAGCAGAGAATTTATGCCCTGAACCTCTTTTTAGACGACATCTACAATGAACAGAAAATTATCCGGGATAAAATAATTCCCCGGGAGGTGATAGAGACCTCTGCGGGCTATAATCCTAAGTGCCTGGGCCTCAAGCCGCCCCAGGGTGTATGGTGTCATATATCCGGTACTGATCTCATCCGGGACCAAAACGGAATTTTTATGGTCCTGGAAGACAACTTGCGAACCCCTTCGGGGGTATCCTACGTCCTGGCCAATCGTCAGGTTATGAAAAATATCCTTCCAGCGGCCTTCAGTGAATCCCGGGTCCGGCCGGTGGAGAATTATCCCTCGCTCTTGCTGGATATGCTCTATTCCATAGCCCCGGCAAGTGACCATGTACCCAATGTGGCCCTGCTCACCCCGGGAATTTACAACGCTGCCTTTTACGAGCATTCCTACCTGGCTCAGCAGGCGGGAATGGCTCTGGTGGAGGGTGCGGACCTGGTGATGCTGGACGGTTATGTGCACATGCGCACAACCCATGGACTGGTCCGTGTAGATGTCATTTACCGCCGCATAGATGATGAATTCCTGGATCCGCTTTGTTTCCGCGGGGATTCCCTGCTGGGTGTTCCTGGGATAATGGAGGCCTACCGCAATTTCCAGGTGGCCATAGCCAATGCCCCTGGAACAGGTGTAGCAGATGACAAGGTGGTTTATTCCTATGTACCGGAGATAATAAAATATTACCTGGATGAGGATCCGGTTATACCCAATGTCCCCACATATCTCTGCCGGGAACCCGGACAGATGCATCATGTCCTTTCCAGTCTTCAGCATTTTGTGGTCAAGCCCGCCAACGAGTCCGGGGGGTATGGCATGCTGGTGGGGCCGGACTCCAGCCGGGAAGAAAGGGAGAATTTTGCAGCCAGGATACAGCAGAGCCCACGCAATTATATAGCCCAGCCAGTGATTTCCCTTTCCCGGTCCCCGGTGATAGTCAACGACCGTTTTGAAGGCAGGCATGTGGATCTCAGGCCATACATACTTTATGGTCAGGATATCCAGGTTGTGCCCGGGCTGACCAGGGTGGCACTGAAAGAAAACTCCCTTGTGGTCAACTCTTCCCAGGGTGGGGGCAGCAAAGACACATGGGTACTGTGTGAATAG